The DNA region AGCCTGGACCTGCTGCGCCACCAGCACCCGGACCTGGCGAGCGTGCTGGTGACGCACCACCTGGAGGAGCTGCCGGAGTCGACCACGCACGCGCTGCTGCTGCGCGAGGGGGAGACGGTCGCCGCGGGTCCGGTCGACGAGGCGATGACCACCGAGCTGGTGAGTGCGACCTTCGGCCACCCGATCCGGATCAGTCGGCACGAGGGCCGCTGGACCGCCCGCGCCGCCGCCCGCCGGGCTCCCGGGCGCTGAGCGGGGCCACCGTCCCGTCCGGTCCCGGCCGTCCGCCCGCTCCGCTCTCGTCCGTCCGGTGCCCCCACCCCCTCCGCCCGGGGTGGGGGCACCGTCGGCTGCGGGCGTGCCACCCGGGGCACGCGCCCCCTGCCCGCTTCGGCGCGCCGGTGAGCGAGCCGTCCGCGAGCCCCGATGGCCGAAAATGATCGTCCTACCGGCCGGTAGTCCGTGCCGCAACCACTCCCACCTGCATCGACGACCTTGCCTAAGCTTTACCGTCGCGGGAATGGACGGCGAAATCCGATATCCATAAGGTATGCCTAAGCTAAGTGGGCGGGGGGCCGACAGTGCCTTTCCCCGTCCACGCTCAGCCCTGCCCTCATTCGCCCCGCCCTGACCGCTGGAGCTTGCATGTCCGCCCGTCGTTCCACCGCAGCCATGCTGCTCACCCTCGCTGTGGCGAGCGCCGCGTTGGCCGGCTGCTCGCAGAAGAAGGACGACAAGGCCTCCTCCGACGCCGTCAAGGTCAATGCCACCGACACCGCCTGCGAGGTCTCGAAGACCACGTTCCCGGCCGGTCACGTCGTCCTGGACATCGCCAACAAGGGTTCGAAGACCACCGAGGTCTACGTCTACGCCGAGGGCGACAAGATCGTCACCGAGCGGGAGAACATCGGCCCGGGGACGAAGGCGAGCATCACCGCCGAGATCAAGGCCGGTTCGTACGAGATCGCCTGCAAGCCGGGGATGGTCGGTGACGGCATCCGCCAGAAGATCACCGTCACCGGCGGGGAGGGTTCCGCGGCGGCGGCCGACCCGCGTCTGACGGCCGCGGTCGGCGCCTACCGCACGTACGCGCAGGAGCAGGCGGACGCCACGATCCCGGCCGTCGAGGCGTTCGCCGCCGCGGTCAAGGGCGGGGACGTGGAGAAGGCCAAGTCGCTGTTCGCGCCCTCGCGGACCGGCTGGGAGCGCACCGAGCCGGTGGCGGAGAGCTTCGGCGACGTGGACCCGAAGACCGACACCCGCGAGGACGGCCTGGAGCCGGGCCAGGAGTGGACGGGCTGGCACCGCCTGGAGAAGTCGCTGTGGGCGGATGGGAAGATCGGCGACGAGGAGAAGAGGCTCGCCGACCAGCTGGTCGCGGACCTGAAGGACTGGCAGAAGAAGATCCCCGAGGCGGAGATCACCGCGACCGGCATGGCCAACGGCGCCAAGGAGCTCCTCGACGAGGTCGCCACCGGGAAGGTCACCGGTGAGGAGGACCGCTACAGCCACACCGACCTCGCGGACTTCGCCGCGAACGTCGAGGGCGCGAAGAAGGCGTACGAGCTGCTGAAGCCGGTCGCCGCGGAGAAGGACGCCGAGCTGGCGAAGACCCTGGACGCCGAGTTCACCGCGCTGGAGGGCCTGCTGGCCAAGTACAAGCAGGCCGACGCCTCGTACACCTCCTACGACAAGGTCACCGAAGCCGAGCGCAAGACCTTCTCCGACGCGGTCAACGCACTGGCCGAGCCGCTGTCCAAGCTCGCCGCCGCGGTCTCCCCGAAGTAGACCGACCCGAGGTAGGTCTTCTCGAAGTAGACCTCCCCGAAGTAGGTCGTCGCCCCGTCGGTGCGGTCGGCGGGCCCCACCGGGCCGCCGACCGCACCGGCGGGGCCCGCCCACCGCACCACCCCGTACCACCCGGTTCCAGTACAGAGAAGGGCCTGTCGCCGATGGACGCCGAGCAGGAACAGCAGGACGCCGCCTCGGACGTGGCCGCGGACGTGGCCTCGGATGTGGCCTCGGATGTGGCCTTGGATGTGGCCGGTGTTGGTGGGGGTGGGTTCAGTCGTCGTGTGGTGATCGGGTGGGCGGGTGCGGGTGTCGCGCTGGGTGCGGCGGGTGTCGGTTCGGTGGCGGCCGCGACCCGCCGGGACGACCCCGTCCCGGGTGCGCCCGCCGCGGTGGGTGGGGACGTCCCCTTCTACGGGGAGCACCAGTCGGGGATCGCGACCCCGGTCCAGGACCGTCTGCACTTCGCGGCGTTCGACGTCTCCGCGTCCGCGACGCGTGAGTCGCTGGCGCGGATGCTGAAGGAGTGGACGAGGGCCGCGGCCGCGATGACGGGCGGGCGCGAGGTGGGCAGCGGTGCGGCGAGCGGTCTGCCCGAGGCGCCGCCCGACGACACCGGTGAGGCGTTGGGCCTGCCCGCGTCCCGGCTGACGCTGACCATCGGTTTCGGCCCGACCCTGTTCGACAAGGACGGCACGGACCGTTTCGGCCTGAAGGCGAAGCGCCCCGAGGC from Kitasatospora sp. NBC_00458 includes:
- the efeO gene encoding iron uptake system protein EfeO, whose product is MSARRSTAAMLLTLAVASAALAGCSQKKDDKASSDAVKVNATDTACEVSKTTFPAGHVVLDIANKGSKTTEVYVYAEGDKIVTERENIGPGTKASITAEIKAGSYEIACKPGMVGDGIRQKITVTGGEGSAAAADPRLTAAVGAYRTYAQEQADATIPAVEAFAAAVKGGDVEKAKSLFAPSRTGWERTEPVAESFGDVDPKTDTREDGLEPGQEWTGWHRLEKSLWADGKIGDEEKRLADQLVADLKDWQKKIPEAEITATGMANGAKELLDEVATGKVTGEEDRYSHTDLADFAANVEGAKKAYELLKPVAAEKDAELAKTLDAEFTALEGLLAKYKQADASYTSYDKVTEAERKTFSDAVNALAEPLSKLAAAVSPK